One Desulfovibrio fairfieldensis genomic window carries:
- the lgt gene encoding prolipoprotein diacylglyceryl transferase: protein MTMPHIDPVAISIGSLQLRWYGLMYLIGFAVGWGLGRWRASRPGSGWRPADVDDLLTCVMLGIILGGRLGYVLFYDLPVYIHDPVEILRIWNGGMSFHGGLLGVLGAFWYFARSRKKSFLEVSDFVAPLVPQGLFFGRLGNFINGELWGKVSDAPWAMVFPGGGPYARHPSQLYEALLEGLLLFIVVWVYSGKPRKPGAVSGLFAVGYGLSRFMVEFVRVPDAQLGYLAFGWLTMGQALCLPLILVGLWLLFRKDDSPHGSART from the coding sequence ATGACCATGCCGCATATTGATCCCGTAGCCATTTCCATCGGCAGTCTCCAGTTGCGCTGGTACGGCCTCATGTACCTCATCGGTTTTGCCGTGGGCTGGGGCCTGGGCCGCTGGCGGGCGTCGCGCCCCGGTTCGGGCTGGCGTCCCGCCGATGTGGACGACCTGCTGACCTGCGTCATGCTGGGCATCATTCTGGGCGGCCGCCTGGGCTATGTGCTCTTTTACGATCTGCCGGTCTACATCCATGATCCCGTGGAAATCCTGCGTATATGGAACGGCGGCATGTCCTTCCACGGCGGGCTGCTGGGTGTGCTCGGGGCCTTCTGGTACTTCGCGCGCAGCCGCAAAAAGTCCTTCCTGGAAGTCTCGGACTTTGTGGCCCCATTGGTGCCGCAGGGCCTCTTTTTCGGACGCCTGGGCAACTTCATCAACGGCGAGCTCTGGGGCAAAGTCAGCGACGCGCCCTGGGCGATGGTCTTTCCCGGCGGCGGCCCGTATGCGCGCCATCCTTCCCAGCTCTATGAAGCCCTGCTGGAAGGCCTGCTGCTGTTCATCGTGGTCTGGGTATACTCCGGCAAACCGCGCAAGCCCGGCGCGGTGTCCGGGCTGTTTGCCGTGGGTTACGGCCTGTCCCGTTTTATGGTGGAATTCGTGCGCGTGCCCGACGCCCAGCTGGGCTACCTGGCCTTCGGCTGGCTGACCATGGGGCAGGCGCTCTGCCTGCCGTTGATTCTGGTGGGCTTGTGGCTGCTCTTCCGCAAGGACGACAGCCCGCA